Genomic segment of Zingiber officinale cultivar Zhangliang chromosome 11B, Zo_v1.1, whole genome shotgun sequence:
acagaaagggttaaccaagtattagaaGATATATTACGAGCATGCGCAttagacttcaaagggagctggagccgatatttatgcctagcagaattcgcctacaattatagctaccaagctactattgggatggcgcCATACGAAGCTCTGTACGGGaagaaatgtagatcccctatatgttggtacgaaggcggtgaaaagaaagagatgggatttcaaaccgagttcatcgataacaccacccgtgctatacagaacatccaccaacgaatagaaaccactcaaagtcgacagaagaattatacggacaagcgacgaaggccattggagttcagtgtcggagactcagtatttctcaaagtagctcctatgaaaggagtaatgaggtttggtaagaagggaaagctaagcccacgttatgtgggaccataccgagttctgaaaagaatcggcaaagtagcttacaaaatagagctgcctcaagagatgtcagccattcacaatgtgttccacgtttcaatgctaaagaaatgcattccgagcacggaccaagtgatcgaaccacgggcagtacaggtgcaagaggacctaacctacaagagccgaccaattcagatattggatcgagacgtcaaaatactaaggaacaaggaagtacccttagtaaaggtcctgttgTAAAATCAACGgtacgaagaagccacgtgggaacgggaagatgatatgaaacggaagtagccgtcgctattctaagttcgaggatgaactttctatgaggtatggggtactgtaactcccacaaaattataagataagtatatgggtgttattttctttagaatataaaaaaataaaaagaataagagaaaaggaaaaaaatagaaaccaaaatagaataagaagaggtgatgtcaaggattgaaccttgaacctcccataagtaatagagttaaattagtggattgtaaccactagaataatgaatgataagtgaataaaagagaatagaaatcgtagttaaaggagagaagatggttaagtaaaagagcaagagaaaaccaagttgcttaccttcccttcctcttggttaagagaagaagcaagcaaaagataaattgcctacttccctcccgctctttattttcgtgggattaaaggaatgagggaaaagaggagttgagggaatgaatgaagacatgcttcatttacataggaataaataggattgggagaagaaaaacaagagatttaattctttttcttcctccttccttctccttcttcattctccaccgaaaccaagagcccctccctaaccttattccaaaagctaggctaagtttcctctccaagaaaactaatttacaagaacaagccttcaagatctaccccttccaagcaagagacacaaaaggaggtgcaagaagaagaagctctctccttcctttgcacctagggtaccttttccttaagaaaaaccacaagcgaaaggatgtaagtatcccctcacctatggtacaggTAGTTCATAGGTGCTTTCCtttatgaaaatagatttctAAAAACTTAAGGTGTGATCCATGGTAAATTCGGCCAACAACAATAAGACCCTTAGGAAAAATTAAGTCCTAAATATGCTCACCATGATTTTTATGATATGTATTTTTTATAAGAGATTTGTTTAGTAATCTCATACTTTTATGTTGCTTAGGATTAAGATTTCTCTCCttaaaactctcggccaagacaaAATTAAGGACCTAGGAGAActtaaaacctaaaccaagcatgccatgatttttcttatgacaagatatgaagttaacatgatatttctcatgcttgtatgttgatttgaaactgtatttcatgctcatgaggtttcggccataacaagtttaagggcctaggaaacctagaacctaacataatcatgctcatgatgttccttgtaataattgctatgaaattgatttagggttcccatgcttttatgacacttgaaacctagttccaagctttacaagtttcggccataacaagtttaagggcctaggaaacttagaacctaacctaactatgctcatgatgttccttgtgataattgctatgaaattggcttagggttcccatgctttatgacacttgaaacctagttccaagaattacaagtttcggccataacaagtttaagggcctaggaaacttagaacctaacctaactatgctcatgatgttccttgtgataattgctatgaaattggtttagggttcccatggtTTTATGCCACTTGAAAACCTAGTTGCatacttaacaagtttcggccacattaggtttaaagacttaggaagcttagaacccaaactaaacttgctcaagatgttccttgtgataaatgttatgatattggtttagggttcatatgctttcatgccacttgtaacctagaattgtgcttactagggtttcggccatgacaagtttacaagcttacactacaagaaaaaagctaaacaacaacgcttttttggcgttgtcgtatgtacttaaaaagtgatgttgtagatggtgttgtagaaagtcatatcaaagacaacgctttaaaagcgttgtggttggtcacaaagacaacgctttttaagcgttgtcttttcgttcttaaaaagcgttgttatagatgctgttgtaaaaatgcacatatcaaagacaacgctttaaaagcgttgtggttggtcacaaagacaacgctttttaagcgttgtctattcgttcttaaaaagcgttgttaaagatgctgttgtaaaaatgcacatatcaaagacaacgctttaaaagcgttgtggttggtctcaaagacattgttttttaagcgttgtcttttattacttaaaaacgttgtctttttaaatttataaaaaatagtgtttttcttaattaaatagcaaaaattataaaaaatactcaaaatttacatataattgaatatccacaaccacaatcatttttataataagactatttaacaaataaataaaactttatattatacaaacaaaatgtatacatattgatccacaaattaaatttgtatcatacaagttatccttaacttcatgacaataatttttcaaacacacaagttttacaaaacctcatcattgactaacctgttgttggtgtccatcgcatggaattgcttctttaagtccaagAATCTCTTCTTccgaaaggctttcagctatcactcttagagccatcttcttcaacttgtcatcaagacacctggggttgtaggcaatcaagaaattttgtatgaaaactttcatacatgtaaatctcgtactaaataatatgtcaatgttatatatacatgtaattcataccgtaagtgtgtttatatcgtaactgacaagttttctttataTATTGAACAAAATCAATAGGACAAAAAATCCAATTCCTTGAACAAAAGACCCTTCAACCTACAGAAACACTCAGATATAAGTATATGAACATACGGCTGATTGtgatttaggattataaaatcaaTAGGacagatgaaaaaaaaaacctgTCCTAGATCCACGGCAGGACTCAAGCTCTGTCCGCAGTCATATGTAAGGTCTGCTCTCAATATCGTAGTAGTTCCAGTGAGAACATCAATTTCTACCTAGAATGCacacaattttcaaaatcaagaaaaCAGACTAGCAATGTGATTACAAGCCAATCATATGAATGATCTACAAAGGAGGTTACCTCGCTTATAGCAGCCCCATAATTTAGATATGATGAAGTATCGTCAGCAACCCAAAATGTACTCGCTGATAAGTTCACATATTGCAAATTTGCCTGTATATTGTAAGGTAACTAGTTCATAATGGATGAAAGGAAGTAACTGCTTTGATTTCCAAAATATAAAAAAGCCCAGGAAATCCCTAAAAGTGAATGCATATAAGCTATCCTGTCCTTCACTTGCATAAGCTAGCTAACACATACAGACTACAGAAATAAGCTTAGCTTCTTGCCAATAAATAAACAGTAGTACATTTGATTAATGACGTAATTACACACCTGGGTAATAAGGGTGTCCCATGAAATTGATCCCATTTGCTCTTCCAAACTTTGCTTAAGAGGCTTTAATCTGCTGACTAGAATAGAGCATGCTAGACGAACTGCTTCGCAGCTTGCTTCAGATTTGGTGCTTCCAGCAGTTAAACCTCCCTGAACCAAACTCAGAGTATCTGCTTGAATGATTCTAACCCTATCCAAAAGATATTTTTTCTCTTCATCCCATAGCTGTTCAAGACCGAATGCAGCCATTTGCTTCACCTTTGTCCACAGTCCCTGGCCTATTTCAATTCCTCCGACTTCAACAACAATTGAACCATCATTTAGAATGGATACTTTCCCTGGTGTTGGCATTGGTTCCACTTCATATACAATTGGTACCCAAGAAATCCCTCGTTTTTTCCATTTGTTGCAACTATTGAAATGCAATACCATTTCAAGACGATTGAAGTAGCTTGCAGATGTAAACAACTCATCAACTATAGCAGGTAAAGTATATTCCGGAGCTTCTCCACTGCTACTTCCATAAAAAAACTtcaggctttcatatgtatgcaAATTTCTTTTTCTCACAACATCGACATCCAAGGACAGGAAAGATGCTACACGCTCAATAATAGCTTCAGCAATGTAAGATCCCTGTACCTGCCCTGGTGCTCGCATCGATGATTTACTTGTAAGATTCGTCTTGCATAGTTTAATATCAAAAGCGAGAGCACCCCAGTTGTATTTTTTTAGACAAGTTATAATGGCATGTGAAATAAGTGGACTATAATCCTCTGATATGCCTGCATTTACCAACAAATTCAAGTACAAGGCCGTAATCTTTCCATCGGATTTAAAACCCACAGAATAGGTTATTTTCATTGGATGCCTTCCTCCTACCATTACCATATCCGTGCTACGATCAAGGTACATCTTTATTGGATGACGCAACTTAAAGGCTGTGAGAGCACATGCTGTTGCAATCTGTGAGCATCAGGGAAAAACCATAGTCTAACGGTTTATTAGCTAAATCATAAACATTCCAAAGCCAGAGAGGGAGAGATAGAGAATGACATCACACATTATTATTTTGTCTAAAATGTAGCAAAATGATATGATTGAACGATTTTGAGATTTTGAGACATTTTGACTGGATGTACAATGggctaaaaatataaattacatcTATCAACAAGAAAAATCACAAGTAACTGCATTAAGGGATgacttctttaaaaattttaacatgaTTTACCAAACCAATATAAACTAATTCTTTTATTGAGCATAACTTCATTACATACTGCcaagtttgatattttttatttcatgTAAGAATTCCATAACTCAACTTTGTTTCAATAATAGAGAAAGTTAACTAAGGAACTGGTTAAGAAATCCAAACAttggtagcaaaaataaatattaagaacatcatgaaacaagttcctaccattaatatttttctaagggatCCCCTATAATGATGCTAGTTTATGTGCTATGCAAAGAGTTCTGTAATCTGTATTCTacacttattatgcacttcataccgtaagtgtgtttatatattgatgtttgacctgtctttattggattttgcggccccggtcttcttgtagccaggcacaatgtaatacttgatgttgactctacctttgcagttgtttcggcttgaggagtggcaaagaatggtggagtagaggatggatttcaggtattcatccgtgccatcgaggaaatgactccagtaggtgactagcatgttgaccagggcatgcttggagaagatgacttgtttcagaagctttttagatcaaagatacgaagtgcattgttataaaactagatgcacgaacacttgcttatacggttcttgaaataaaatacattcgtaaccgtcactagcccaagctcaataaggaaaattcacggtaaatgtgcatagtatacctcagatactgcagatgatagggaaggccagaagacagtttgacgcaaatattgagattgcccaagccaatccatggtactaatcctgacagctcctccaaatcgcactgacttgattgtgtccacccatccttgttcatcagcttggaacctttgaaatgaaagctgcattgggtacatggaaaaaacaacaaaaagggaggataaatgatagccaccaacctaattgttcacaaatatctgtataagttattaagggtgttcatagaagttgatcctttagccgtgtctgttagatggtcaaatctaggcgccaactcaaaaatgttggcgtccaagtgttagtgttcaactacttctgattttcttcatctttgaattgttaaatacatagggtatttataggaatactcaagatgtatctaaataaatacatgaaccaatattaaatgacatacattcatcatccgaagagtcattcatgaatcctccaatattcatgctccagatgaccatacattagattataagtccaattaatttgattgcaaggttgtaaacagtccttgagggctattgatagtgattccagtacgtactggaaaataatggaacaaacctatgaaacagctatcaagg
This window contains:
- the LOC122033878 gene encoding indole-3-acetaldehyde oxidase-like; translated protein: MVPPPDLMHVVTELQRQVTEQQQVINTLMNQQGNPATPPGNQNAMLVVPTAAPVPPIGPAPVVRQEIATACALTAFKLRHPIKMYLDRSTDMVMVGGRHPMKITYSVGFKSDGKITALYLNLLVNAGISEDYSPLISHAIITCLKKYNWGALAFDIKLCKTNLTSKSSMRAPGQVQGSYIAEAIIERVASFLSLDVDVVRKRNLHTYESLKFFYGSSSGEAPEYTLPAIVDELFTSASYFNRLEMVLHFNSCNKWKKRGISWVPIVYEVEPMPTPGKVSILNDGSIVVEVGGIEIGQGLWTKVKQMAAFGLEQLWDEEKKYLLDRVRIIQADTLSLVQGGLTAGSTKSEASCEAVRLACSILVSRLKPLKQSLEEQMGSISWDTLITQANLQYVNLSASTFWVADDTSSYLNYGAAISEVEIDVLTGTTTILRADLTYDCGQSLSPAVDLGQVEGSFVQGIGFFVLLIFPPRLPLIAVDRRRHPPSAAAIHHRPPLPTTVGCHHPPPSVVAAHRLRPPPPIAVACCRPPPEATIGRGPPVVGRRPPTATTDCRPSTATGRRQSSSLPVTGGLGRSTIAGGSDQQRRPTTATTGCHKLRQRCAGRR